The proteins below are encoded in one region of Saccopteryx leptura isolate mSacLep1 chromosome 1, mSacLep1_pri_phased_curated, whole genome shotgun sequence:
- the SYT13 gene encoding synaptotagmin-13 isoform X2 → METWNPEKAASWNQAPKLHYCLEYDQRKAELFVTRLEAVTSDYDGGCDCYVQGSVANRTGSVEAQTALKKRELHTAWEEGLVLPLAEEELPTATLTLTLRTCDRFSRHSVAGELCLGLDGVSVPLGAAQWGELKTSAKEPSAGTGEVLLSISYLPAANRLLVVLIKAKNLHSNQSKELLGKDVSVKVTLKHQAQKLKKKQTKRAKHKINPVWNEMIMFELPDDLLRASSVELEVLGQEQEGRSCPLGHCSLGLHASGSERSHWEEMLKNPRRQIAMWHQLHP, encoded by the exons ATGGAGACCTGGAACCCGGAGAAGGCTGCCAGCTGGAACCAAGCCCCCAAGCTCCACTACTGCCTGGAGTATGACCAGCGGAAGGCAGAACTGTTTGTGACTCGCTTGGAAG CTGTGACCAGTGACTACGACGGAGGCTGTGACTGCTATGTCCAAGGCAGCGTGGCCAACAGGACAGGCTCGGTGGAGGCCCAGACGGCCCTGAAGAAGCGGGAGCTGCACACCGCCTGGGAGGAAGGCCTGGTGCTCCCCCTGGCGGAGGAGGAGCTCCCCACAGCCACCCTGACACTGACCCTGAGGACCTGTGACCGCTTCTCCCGCCACAGTGTGGCTGGGGAGCTTTGCCTGGGCCTGGATGGGGTGTCTGTGCCTCTGGGGGCTGCCCAATGGGGGGAGCTGAAGACGTCAGCTAAG GAGCCTTCTGCGGGAACTGGAGAGGTCCTCCTCTCCATCAGCTACCTCCCGGCTGCCAACCGCCTCCTGGTGGTGCTTATTAAGGCCAAGAACCTGCACTCTAACCAGTCCAAGGAGCTCCTGGGGAAGG ATGTCTCTGTCAAGGTGACCTTAAAGCACCAAGCTCAGAAGCTGAAGAAGAAGCAGACCAAGCGAGCCAAGCACAAGATCAACCCCGTGTGGAATGAGATGATCATGTTCGAGCTGCCCGATGACCTGCTGCGGGCCTCCAGCGTGGAGCTGGAGGTGCTGGGCCAGGAGCAGGAGGGGCGGAGCTGCCCGCTGGGCCACTGCAGCCTGGGCTTGCACGCCTCGGGCTCCGAGCGCAGCCACTGGGAGGAGATGCTCAAAAACCCGCGCCGGCAGATTGCCATGTGGCACCAGCTGCACCCATAG